The Chlorocebus sabaeus isolate Y175 chromosome 16, mChlSab1.0.hap1, whole genome shotgun sequence genome window below encodes:
- the KLHL11 gene encoding kelch-like protein 11, with protein sequence MAAAAVAAAAAAAAAASLQVLEMESMETAAAGSAGLAAEVRGSGTVDFGPGPGISAMEASGGDPGPEAEDFECSSHCSELSWRQNEQRRQGLFCDITLCFGGAGGREFRAHRSVLAAATEYFTPLLSGQFSESRSGRVEMRKWSSEPGPEPDTVEAVIEYMYTGRIRVSTGSVHEVLELADRFLLIRLKEFCGEFLKKKLHLSNCVAIHSLAHMYTLSQLALKAADMIRRNFHKVIQDEEFYTLPFHLIRDWLSDLEITVDSEEVLFETVLKWVQRNAEERERYFEELFKLLRLSQMKPTYLTRHVKPERLVANNEVCVKLVADAVERHALRAENIQSGTCQHPTSHVSLLPRYGQNMDVIMVIGGVSEGGDYLSECVGYFVDEDRWVNLPHIHNHLDGHAVAVTESYVYVAGSMEPGFAKTVERYNPNLNTWEHVCSLMTRKHSFGLTEVKGKLYSIGGHGNFSPGFKDVTVYNPELDKWHNLESAPKILRDVKALAIEDRFVYIAARTPVDRDTEDGLKAVITCYDTETRQWQDVESLPLIDNYCFFQMSVVNSNFYQTASCCPKSYCLENEEAVRKIASQVSDEILESLPPEVLSIEGAAICYYKDDVFIIGGWKNSDDIDKQYRKEAYRYCAERKRWMLLPPMPQPRCRATACHVRIPYRYLHGTQRYPMPQNLMWQKDRIRQMQEIHRHALNMRRVPSSQIEC encoded by the exons ATGGCGGCTGCGGCAGTggcggcggctgcggcggcggccgcggctgCATCTCTTCAGGTGCTGGAGATGGAGAGCATGGAGACGGCCGCTGCCGGCTCGGCAGGCCTGGCCGCCGAGGTCCGAGGCAGCGGCACGGTGGACTTCGGGCCTGGGCCAGGGATCTCTGCAATGGAGGCGAGCGGGGGCGATCCGGGCCCAGAAGCCGAGGATTTCGAGTGCAGCTCTCACTGTTCAGAGCTGTCCTGGCGGCAGAACGAGCAGCGACGCCAGGGCCTCTTCTGCGACATTACCCTGTGCTTTGGCGGGGCTGGAGGCCGCGAGTTCCGGGCCCACCGCTCGGTACTGGCTGCCGCCACCGAGTACTTCACGCCCCTGCTCTCGGGCCAGTTTTCCGAGTCCCGCTCGGGACGGGTGGAGATGCGCAAGTGGAGCTCCGAGCCGGGGCCCGAACCCGACACTGTGGAAGCCGTTATCGAGTACATGTACACCGGGCGCATCCGCGTCAGCACGGGCAGCGTGCACGAGGTGCTGGAGTTGGCCGACAG gTTCCTACTCATTCGTTTAAAAGAATTTTGTGGAGAATTTCTCAAGAAAAAACTTCATCTCTCAAATTGTGTGGCAATTCATAGCTTAGCCCACATGTACACCCTGAGCCAACTTGCTCTGAAGGCTGCTGATATGATACGGAGAAATTTCCACAAAGTGATTCAGGATGAAGAATTTTATACGTTACCTTTCCATCTCATTAGAGACTGGCTTTCAGATTTGGAAATTACAGTTGATTCTGAAGAGGTTCTCTTTGAAACCGTTTTGAAATGGGTTCAGAGAAAtgctgaagagagagagagatactttGAAGAACTTTTTAAATTGCTCAGGTTGTCCCAGATGAAACCTACCTACCTTACTCGACATGTCAAACCAGAGAGGCTGGTAGCCAATAATGAAGTTTGTGTCAAGTTGGTGGCTGACGCAGTGGAGAGACATGCTCTGAGAGCTGAGAATATACAATCGGGCACATGCCAGCACCCCACTTCTCATGTCTCACTATTGCCTCGTTATGGGCAAAACATGGATGTGATCATGGTTATTGGAGGTGTGTCAGAAGGAGGGGACTATTTAAGTGAATGTGTGGGATATTTTGTTGATGAGGACAGATGGGTAAACCTGCCACATATTCATAATCACCTTGATGGACATGCTGTTGCAGTAACAGAATCCTACGTGTATGTTGCTGGATCAATGGAGCCAGGGTTTGCTAAAACTGTTGAAAGGTATAACCCAAATTTGAATACTTGGGAACATGTTTGTAGTCTGATGACAAGAAAGCATTCTTTTGGACTAACAGAAGTCAAAGGGAAGCTCTATAGCATTGGAGGACATGGCAACTTTAGTCCTGGTTTTAAAGATGTGACTGTTTATAATCCTGAGCTTGATAAATGGCACAACTTGGAATCGGCACCAAAGATTCTTCGAGATGTCAAAGCACTAGCCATTGAAGACCGGTTTGTATACATTGCCGCCCGCACTCCTGTAGACCGGGacactgaagatggattaaaggctgtAATTACTTGCTATGATACAGAGACTCGACAGTGGCAAGATGTGGAATCTTTGCCCCTTATTGACAATTACTGCTTTTTCCAAATGTCTGTGGTCAATTCAAACTTTTATCAGACAGCATCATGTTGCCCCAAGAGTTATTGTTTAGAAAACGAAGAAGCAGTAAGAAAAATTGCCAGCCAAGTGTCTGATGAGATCCTTGAAAGCTTGCCTCCAGAAGTCCTAAGCATTGAAGGAGCAGCCATTTGCTATTACAAAGATGATGTCTTCATTATAGGAGGCTGGAAAAACAGCGATGATATTGATAAACAGTATCGGAAAGAAGCCTACCGATACTGTGCTGAGAGGAAGAGGTGGATGCTTCTTCCTCCTATGCCACAACCTCGTTGTAGAGCCACTGCTTGTCACGTGAGGATCCCATACCGGTACTTGCATGGCACACAGAGATATCCTATGCCTCAAAACCTGATGTGGCAGAAGGACCGCATCAGACAGATGCAAGAGATACATCGTCACGCCCTGAACATGCGGCGAGTGCCAAGCTCTCAGATAGAATGCTAG
- the KLHL10 gene encoding LOW QUALITY PROTEIN: kelch-like protein 10 (The sequence of the model RefSeq protein was modified relative to this genomic sequence to represent the inferred CDS: substituted 1 base at 1 genomic stop codon), whose translation MEMESAAASTRFHQPHMERKMSAMACEIFNELRLEGKLCDVVIKVNGFEFSAHKNILCSCSSYFRALFTSGWNNTEKKVYNIPGISPDMMKLIIEYAYTRTVPITPDNVEKLLAAADQFNIMGIVRGCCEFLKSELCLDNCIGICKFTDYYYCPELRQKAYMFILHNFEEMVKVSAEFLELSVTELKDIIEKDELNVKQEDAVFEAILKWISHDPQNRKQHISILLPKVRLALMHAEYFMNNVKMNDYVKDSEECKPVIINALKAMYDLNMNGPSNSDFTNPLTRPRLPYAILFAIGGWSGGSPTNAIEAYDARADRWVNVTCEEESPRAYHGAAYLKGYVYIIGGFDSVDYFNSVKRFDPVKKTWHQVAPMHSRRCYVSVTVLSNFIYAMGGFDGYVRLNTAERYEPETNQWTLIAPMHEQRSDASATTLYGKVYICGGFNGNECLFTAEVYNTESNQWTVIAPMRSRRSGIGVIAYGEHVYAVGGFDGANRLRSAEAYSPVANTWRTIPTMFNPRSNFGIEVVDDLLFVVGGFNGFTTTFNVECYDEKTDEWYDAHDMSIYRSALSCCVVPGLANVGEYAARRDNFPGLALRDEVKYSASTSTLPVXASSFS comes from the exons ATGGAGATGGAGAGCGCGGCGGCCTCCACACGTTTCCACCAGCCTCACATGGAGAGGAAGATGAGTGCGATGGCCTGTGAGATCTTCAACGAGCTTAGACTAGAGGGCAAGCTCTGCGACGTGGTCATCAAGGTCAATGGCTTTGAGTTCAGTGCCCATAAGAACATCCTCTGTAGCTGCAGTTCCTACTTTAG agcTTTGTTTACAAGTGGCTGGAACaacactgaaaagaaggtatacaaCATCCCTGGCATTTCTCCCGACATGATGAAGCTGATCATTGAGTATGCATATACCCGGACCGTGCCTATCACACCAGACAATGTGGAGAAACTGCTTGCTGCCGCGGATCAGTTTAACATCATGGGTATCGTCAGGGGTTGCTGCGAGTTCCTCAAGTCGGAGCTGTGCTTGGATAATTGTATCGGCATCTGTAAGTTCACAGACTACTACTACTGTCCTGAGCTGAGGCAGAAGGCCTACATGTTCATACTGCACAACTTCGAGGAGATGGTGAAAGTCTCTGCAGAATTTTTAGAGCTCTCGGTCACTGAACTTAAGGATATCATCGAGAAAGATGAGCTCAATGTCAAACAGGAAGATGCTGTATTTGAGGCCATTTTAAAGTGGATTTCTCATGACCCCCAAAATAGAAAGCAGCACATTTCAATTTTGCTTCCTAAG GTTCGCCTGGCCCTAATGCATGCTGAGTACTTCATGAACAATGTTAAGATGAATGACTATGTCAAAGACAGTGAGGAATGCAAACCAGTCATCATTAATGCCCTAAAGGCCATGTATGACCTCAACATGAACGGACCCTCTAATTCTGATTTCACCAACCCACTCACCAGACCCCGCTTGCCCTATGCCATCCTCTTTGCAATTGGTGGCTGGAGTGGTGGGAGCCCCACCAATGCCATTGAGGCATATGACGCTCGGGCAGACAGATGGGTGAACGTTACTTGTGAGGAAGAGAGTCCCCGTGCCTACCATGGGGCAGCCTATTTGAAAGGCTATGTGTATATCATTGGGGGGTTTGATAGTGTAGACTATTTCAATAGTGTTAAGCGTTTTGACCCAGTCAAGAAAACTTGGCATCAGGTGGCCCCGATGCACTCCAGACGTTGCTATGTCAGTGTGACAGTCCTCAGCAATTTTATTTATGCCATGGGAGGATTTGATGGCTATGTGCGTCTAAACACTGCTGAACGTTATGAGCCAGAGACCAATCAATGGACACTCATCGCCCCCATGCACGAACAGAGGAGTGATGCAAGCGCCACAACACTCTATGGGAAG GTCTACATATGTGGTGGGTTTAATGGAAACGAGTGCCTGTTTACAGCGGAAGTGTACAACACTGAAAGTAATCAGTGGACAGTCATAGCACCCATGAGAAGCAGGAGGAGTGGAATAGGCGTGATTGCTTATGGAGAACATGTATATGCA GTAGGTGGCTTTGACGGAGCTAATCGACTTAGGAGTGCAGAAGCGTACAGCCCTGTGGCTAACACTTGGCGCACAATCCCCACTATGTTTAACCCTCGAAGCAATTTTGGCATCGAGGTGGTGGACGACCTCTTGTTCGTGGTGGGTGGCTTTAACGGTTTTACCACCACCTTTAATGTTGAGTGCTATGACGAAAAGACCGATGAGTGGTATGATGCTCACGACATGAGCATATACCGCAGTGCTCTGAGCTGCTGTGTAGTACCAGGGCTGGCCAATGTTGGGGAATATGCAGCTAGACGGGACAACTTCCCAGGATTAGCACTGCGAGATGAAGTAAAATATTCTGCTTCGACAAGTACCCTACCTGTATGAGCCTCTTCATTTAGCTAA